In Halorussus limi, a genomic segment contains:
- a CDS encoding ABC transporter ATP-binding protein — MAQRETSAARREEEPLLSVDNLQTAFFTDKEVIRAVDGVSFDIHRGETVGIVGESGSGKSVTARSIMGLVDSPGRVLEGSSIRFDGEELTEKTEKQYRNLRGSDIAMVFQDPLTSLNPVYTVGNQIKEALRLHQNLRGSAATEEAIELLEAVGIPDAARRVREYPHEFSGGMRQRAVIAMALACDPELLICDEPTTALDVTIQAQILELLEELQEERNLAIMFITHDMGVIAETSDRVNVMYAGEIIESAPVEDLYENPRHPYTEGLLQSIPGNQPGAERLSTIEGDVPTPNEPASYCRFEPRCPKAFEECTKVHPASVEVNAESEDHTAACLLYPEDVSQEEAVELHEQRESQREVSER; from the coding sequence ATGGCACAGCGAGAGACCTCCGCGGCCCGCCGCGAGGAGGAACCCCTGCTGTCGGTCGACAACCTCCAGACGGCCTTCTTCACGGACAAGGAGGTCATCCGGGCCGTCGACGGCGTGAGCTTCGACATCCACCGGGGCGAGACCGTCGGCATCGTCGGCGAGTCCGGGTCGGGCAAGAGCGTCACCGCCCGCTCGATCATGGGACTCGTTGACTCGCCCGGTCGCGTGCTGGAGGGCAGCAGCATCAGGTTCGACGGCGAGGAACTGACCGAGAAGACCGAGAAGCAGTACCGGAACCTCCGGGGGAGCGACATCGCGATGGTGTTCCAAGACCCGCTGACCTCGCTCAACCCGGTCTACACCGTCGGCAACCAGATCAAGGAGGCGCTTCGCCTCCACCAAAACCTCCGCGGGTCGGCCGCGACCGAGGAGGCCATCGAACTCCTCGAAGCGGTCGGTATTCCGGACGCCGCCCGACGGGTCAGAGAGTACCCCCACGAGTTCTCGGGCGGGATGCGCCAGCGCGCGGTCATCGCGATGGCGCTCGCCTGCGACCCCGAACTCCTCATCTGCGACGAACCGACCACCGCGCTCGACGTGACGATTCAGGCCCAGATTCTCGAACTCCTCGAGGAACTCCAAGAGGAGCGGAATCTCGCCATCATGTTCATCACCCACGACATGGGCGTCATCGCGGAGACGTCCGACCGCGTGAACGTGATGTACGCGGGCGAAATCATCGAGAGCGCGCCGGTCGAAGACCTGTACGAGAACCCCCGACACCCCTACACCGAGGGGCTTCTCCAGTCGATTCCGGGCAACCAACCCGGCGCGGAACGCCTCTCGACCATCGAGGGCGACGTACCGACGCCGAACGAACCCGCTAGCTACTGTCGGTTCGAACCGCGGTGTCCCAAGGCGTTCGAGGAGTGTACGAAGGTCCACCCCGCGTCGGTCGAAGTGAACGCGGAATCGGAGGACCACACCGCGGCCTGCCTGCTGTATCCCGAGGACGTGTCCCAGGAGGAGGCCGTCGAATTGCACGAACAGCGTGAGAGCCAGCGCGAGGTGAGCGAACGATGA
- a CDS encoding CBS domain-containing protein, which yields MKVGEAMTPRSEVVTVELPGTRDDVLEYLQERSFSSVPVVKNSDGTEEFRGLVSRDGLIENPDEDQLAMLMRDVPTTTQDTTIEEVAALMVEEGARRVPVVDGELEGIVTVTDVVRAIADGEVVGDAEVGDIASTDVNTTYAEVPLTVAERELYYANLPYAVVLDEEGEMDGVLTEVDIIEVARVVEGEDDTGDSLADEDDDWKWESIKAVGKRYLPTRNVEIPAAPVREFMTDDVVTVSGEKTAKEAAQMMLRHDVEQIPLVNGDRLTGIVRDVNLLEAIQ from the coding sequence ATGAAAGTCGGCGAAGCCATGACGCCACGCTCGGAGGTCGTCACCGTGGAGCTTCCGGGCACTCGCGACGACGTGCTAGAGTACCTGCAGGAACGGTCGTTCTCGTCCGTTCCCGTGGTCAAGAACAGCGACGGAACCGAGGAGTTCCGCGGTCTCGTCTCGCGCGACGGCCTCATCGAGAACCCCGACGAAGACCAACTCGCGATGCTGATGCGCGACGTTCCGACGACCACGCAGGACACCACCATCGAGGAGGTCGCCGCCCTGATGGTCGAGGAGGGCGCGCGCCGCGTGCCGGTCGTCGACGGCGAGTTGGAGGGCATCGTCACCGTGACCGACGTGGTCCGGGCGATCGCCGACGGCGAAGTCGTCGGGGACGCCGAGGTCGGCGACATCGCCTCGACCGACGTGAACACCACCTACGCCGAGGTGCCGCTGACCGTCGCCGAGCGCGAACTCTACTACGCGAACCTGCCCTACGCCGTGGTGCTCGACGAGGAAGGCGAGATGGACGGCGTGCTGACCGAGGTGGACATCATCGAAGTCGCCCGCGTGGTCGAGGGCGAAGACGACACCGGCGACTCGCTGGCCGACGAGGACGACGACTGGAAGTGGGAGTCCATCAAGGCGGTCGGCAAGCGCTACCTGCCGACCCGGAACGTCGAGATTCCGGCCGCGCCGGTCCGGGAGTTCATGACCGACGACGTGGTGACCGTCTCGGGCGAGAAGACCGCCAAGGAGGCGGCCCAGATGATGCTCCGCCACGACGTCGAGCAGATTCCGCTGGTGAACGGCGACCGACTCACCGGTATCGTCCGCGACGTGAACCTGCTGGAGGCGATACAGTGA
- a CDS encoding DEAD/DEAH box helicase — protein MATTGDQQYVDHELLVPEFIERRMYQLQLAGSAKDRNTLVCLPTGLGKTTVSLLVTAERLADVGGKSLLLAPTKPLVNQHADFYREALRVPDDDIVVFTGEVRPDERTELWQSASVVIATPQVVENDLVGSRIDLRDVTHVTFDECHRATGDYAYNYIAERYHQDAEDPLVTGMSASPGGDEEEILEVCENLGIDNVEVMTEEDSDVEEYTHDTDVEWERVELPDEVLEIRDTLNEVVEDRLAKLKELGITKKTSADLSETDIKKMRAELQQLIDNDQSEGYQGMSALAEIRKLRTAVTYVETQSVEALRRYFERQRNAAKSSGASKASQRFVSEPKVKEAMRRAEKYDDLHPKYSRARMRIAETLGIQDGERVIVFTESRDTAEALTEFLGQHFDTQRFVGQGDKEGSDGMTQKQQQEVLDRFRGGDFEVLVSTSVAEEGLDVPEVDLVLFYEPVPTAIRSIQRKGRTGRQAEGRVAVLLAEDTRDEAYFWISKRREDEMEEEMRKLKGVADEVEEELDDSQRQLGDFDAGGSGGSGDGDGDSRSDVEPGLQTFDASDGEGDEATDQKAESGDGTADATEIADDEEGVVATAEPDDETVEIVADQRELDSTIARDLSTREGIETRLETLSVGDYVLSDRVVVERKSVADFLDTLTGGDRSMFEQVGDATRHYARPVVILEGEGLYEERNVHPNAIRGALSSLAVDFGASVLRTEDEDDTADLLEVIAAREQEADDREVSVHGEKASKTLAEQQEYVVSSIADIGPVTARSLLEEFKTVEAVMTAREDDLLEVQGVGEVTAERIREVVGSEYDR, from the coding sequence ATGGCGACGACCGGGGACCAGCAGTACGTGGACCACGAACTCCTCGTCCCGGAGTTCATCGAGCGCCGGATGTATCAGTTGCAACTCGCGGGGTCGGCGAAGGACCGCAACACGCTGGTCTGTCTGCCGACCGGTCTCGGGAAGACGACCGTGAGTCTGCTGGTGACCGCCGAGCGACTGGCCGACGTCGGGGGCAAGAGCCTCCTGCTCGCGCCGACTAAACCGCTCGTCAACCAGCACGCCGACTTCTACCGGGAAGCCCTCCGGGTTCCCGACGACGACATCGTGGTCTTCACCGGGGAGGTCCGACCCGACGAGCGCACGGAACTCTGGCAGAGCGCCTCGGTCGTCATCGCGACCCCGCAGGTCGTGGAGAACGACCTCGTGGGAAGCCGCATCGACCTGCGCGACGTGACCCACGTCACCTTCGACGAGTGCCACCGCGCGACCGGCGACTACGCCTACAACTACATCGCCGAGCGCTACCATCAGGACGCCGAGGACCCGCTTGTCACGGGGATGAGCGCGTCGCCGGGCGGCGACGAGGAGGAGATTCTGGAGGTCTGTGAGAATCTCGGCATCGACAACGTGGAAGTGATGACCGAGGAGGACTCCGACGTGGAGGAGTACACCCACGACACCGACGTGGAGTGGGAGCGCGTCGAGTTGCCCGACGAGGTGCTGGAGATTCGCGACACCCTGAACGAGGTCGTCGAGGACCGACTGGCGAAGCTGAAGGAACTGGGCATCACCAAGAAGACCAGCGCGGACCTCTCGGAGACCGACATCAAGAAGATGCGAGCGGAACTTCAGCAACTCATCGACAACGACCAGTCGGAGGGGTATCAGGGGATGTCGGCGCTCGCCGAGATTCGGAAACTCCGGACCGCAGTGACCTACGTCGAGACCCAGAGCGTCGAGGCGCTCCGGCGGTACTTCGAGCGCCAGCGCAACGCCGCCAAGTCCTCGGGCGCATCGAAGGCCAGCCAGCGGTTCGTCTCCGAACCCAAAGTCAAGGAGGCGATGCGCAGGGCCGAGAAGTACGACGACCTCCACCCGAAATACTCCCGTGCGAGGATGCGCATCGCCGAGACGCTCGGCATACAGGACGGCGAGCGCGTCATCGTGTTCACCGAATCGCGCGACACCGCCGAGGCGCTGACCGAGTTCCTCGGGCAACACTTCGACACCCAGCGGTTCGTCGGACAGGGCGACAAGGAGGGCAGCGACGGGATGACCCAGAAACAGCAACAGGAGGTCTTAGACCGGTTCCGCGGCGGCGACTTCGAGGTGCTGGTCTCGACGTCGGTTGCCGAGGAGGGGCTCGACGTGCCCGAGGTCGACCTCGTGCTGTTCTACGAACCGGTTCCGACGGCCATCCGGTCTATCCAGCGCAAGGGCCGAACCGGCCGACAGGCCGAGGGCCGGGTCGCGGTCCTGCTCGCCGAGGACACCCGCGACGAGGCCTACTTCTGGATTTCCAAGCGCCGCGAGGACGAGATGGAAGAAGAGATGCGGAAACTGAAGGGCGTCGCCGACGAGGTCGAAGAGGAGTTAGACGACTCCCAGCGCCAACTCGGGGACTTCGACGCCGGCGGCTCCGGCGGGTCGGGCGACGGAGACGGCGACTCGCGGAGCGACGTGGAACCCGGACTGCAGACGTTCGACGCGAGCGACGGAGAGGGTGACGAGGCAACCGACCAGAAAGCCGAGAGCGGGGACGGAACCGCAGACGCGACGGAAATCGCGGACGACGAAGAGGGCGTCGTCGCCACCGCGGAACCCGACGACGAGACGGTCGAAATCGTGGCCGACCAGCGCGAACTCGACTCGACCATCGCGCGGGACCTCTCGACCCGCGAGGGAATCGAGACCCGACTCGAAACCCTCTCGGTGGGCGACTACGTGCTGAGCGACCGCGTGGTGGTAGAGCGCAAGTCGGTCGCCGACTTCCTCGACACCCTGACCGGCGGCGACCGCTCGATGTTCGAACAGGTGGGCGACGCGACCCGCCACTACGCTCGACCGGTCGTGATTCTGGAAGGCGAGGGCCTCTACGAGGAGCGCAACGTCCACCCGAACGCGATTCGGGGCGCGCTCTCGTCGCTGGCGGTGGACTTCGGCGCGAGCGTCCTCCGAACCGAGGACGAGGACGACACCGCCGACCTGCTGGAGGTCATCGCGGCCCGCGAGCAGGAGGCCGACGACCGGGAGGTGTCGGTCCACGGCGAGAAGGCGAGCAAGACGCTGGCCGAACAACAGGAGTACGTCGTCTCCTCCATCGCGGACATCGGCCCTGTGACCGCGCGTTCGCTGCTGGAAGAGTTCAAGACCGTCGAGGCGGTCATGACGGCCAGAGAGGACGACTTGCTAGAGGTTCAAGGCGTCGGTGAAGTCACCGCCGAGCGAATCCGCGAAGTGGTCGGAAGCGAATACGATCGGTAG
- a CDS encoding dolichol kinase: MSLHSEVKRRLVHVSGTGYPALYLLGLASYEQLRLLLVASSVATLVLEVVRLFVGLDWRVFDELTREYEQENLAGYALYIFGMTVAALAFEARVAIPAMLMLTIADPISGLAGSGELGVKATHTLLLTFGVCLLITSLSGLPVAAAVLGALAATLADGMKPIIAGYVIDDNITIPVVSAVVMYLALRYLPTATV; the protein is encoded by the coding sequence GTGTCGCTACACAGCGAGGTCAAGCGCCGCCTCGTCCACGTCTCGGGGACGGGGTATCCGGCGCTGTACCTGCTGGGCCTCGCGAGCTACGAACAGCTACGGCTCCTGCTCGTGGCGAGTTCGGTCGCCACGCTCGTGCTGGAGGTGGTTCGGCTGTTCGTCGGCCTCGACTGGCGGGTCTTCGACGAGTTGACCCGCGAGTACGAGCAGGAGAACCTCGCCGGCTACGCCCTCTACATCTTCGGGATGACCGTGGCCGCGCTCGCCTTCGAGGCTCGCGTCGCCATCCCCGCGATGCTGATGCTGACCATCGCCGACCCCATCAGCGGCCTCGCGGGATCGGGCGAGCTGGGCGTGAAGGCGACCCACACGCTCCTGCTCACGTTCGGCGTCTGTCTGCTCATCACGAGTCTGTCGGGGCTCCCCGTGGCGGCGGCGGTGCTGGGCGCGCTGGCCGCGACGCTGGCCGACGGCATGAAGCCCATCATCGCGGGGTACGTCATCGACGACAACATCACGATTCCGGTCGTGTCGGCGGTCGTGATGTATCTCGCGTTGCGGTACCTGCCGACGGCGACGGTGTGA
- a CDS encoding DUF7555 family protein gives MSPTPSEPPSTAARRARQTVDAVVYAVAVAGVVFGLGALVGLLVGGGLVTAKYVMFVLGILLFGYATFQLRPDPPWDTTETEDGELKVTRNEPDGRVVNARDETRFQAAVQRIPPLPWYSLPPSERFSIAFKMFLASLATLVWSFVLEAVFGVAA, from the coding sequence ATGTCGCCGACGCCTTCCGAACCGCCGTCCACGGCTGCCCGGCGCGCTCGACAGACCGTCGACGCCGTCGTCTACGCCGTCGCGGTCGCCGGTGTGGTGTTCGGTCTCGGCGCGTTGGTCGGCCTGCTGGTCGGCGGCGGTCTCGTCACAGCGAAGTACGTGATGTTCGTCCTCGGCATCCTGCTGTTCGGTTACGCGACGTTCCAACTCCGGCCGGACCCGCCGTGGGACACCACGGAGACCGAGGACGGCGAACTCAAGGTGACGAGGAACGAACCGGACGGTCGGGTCGTCAACGCGCGCGACGAGACGCGGTTTCAGGCCGCGGTCCAGCGGATTCCGCCGCTCCCGTGGTACTCGCTCCCGCCGAGCGAGCGGTTCTCGATAGCGTTCAAGATGTTCCTCGCGAGTCTGGCGACGCTGGTGTGGTCGTTCGTGCTGGAAGCGGTGTTCGGCGTCGCGGCGTAG
- a CDS encoding DUF7529 family protein, translated as MPETGDGENPDYAEQIAASAEVHKGAWQRTIDDMRAMEAELEDDGWDVVAIGAGHTAPTNPDVGETDRWGFVHVIPDNQAEEFEDAIETGKFPQYRVFRNEVQGRIFMLTQLLDPDSETAILIVGNFEMRHAPGLVKTALEEDEMYTHVQTLDETHLGSFRHDDLEKFFPNPEKYAGYDVPFDDVLDDEDAGDEE; from the coding sequence ATGCCAGAGACTGGGGACGGGGAAAACCCCGACTACGCCGAGCAGATCGCCGCGAGCGCGGAGGTCCACAAGGGCGCGTGGCAGCGCACCATCGACGACATGCGGGCGATGGAAGCGGAACTCGAAGACGACGGGTGGGACGTCGTCGCCATCGGCGCGGGCCACACCGCGCCGACGAACCCGGACGTCGGCGAGACCGACCGCTGGGGGTTCGTCCACGTCATCCCCGACAATCAGGCCGAGGAGTTCGAGGACGCCATCGAGACCGGGAAGTTCCCGCAGTATCGGGTGTTCCGCAACGAGGTGCAGGGCCGCATCTTCATGCTGACCCAACTCCTCGACCCCGACTCGGAGACGGCCATCCTCATCGTGGGTAACTTCGAGATGCGCCACGCCCCCGGACTGGTCAAGACCGCACTGGAGGAAGACGAGATGTACACCCACGTCCAGACACTGGACGAGACCCACCTCGGGTCGTTCCGCCACGACGACTTGGAGAAGTTCTTCCCCAACCCGGAGAAGTACGCCGGCTACGACGTGCCGTTCGACGACGTGCTGGACGACGAGGACGCGGGAGACGAAGAGTAA
- a CDS encoding ABC transporter ATP-binding protein, which produces MSEQVQQESVSVATGETLVEVNDLKTYYDEGGIVDSNPVKAVDGVDFEIKRGETLGLVGESGCGKTTLGRTLIQLEDSTSGEVLFDGTDVTELSGKELKDWRRNSQMVFQDPESSLNDRMTIGEIVREPLDVHDWNTPQERRERVRELLDVVGLQPQHYYRYPHQFSGGQRQRIGIARALALEPEFVVLDEPVSALDVSVQAQILNLLEDLQDEFGLTYLFIAHDLSVVRHICDRVAVMYLGNIMELGDTEELFENPKNPYTHSLLSAIPEPDPKANKERITLRGTPPSPRDPPKGCPFTTRCPMKIRPEKYQDMDSDVWVAIEVFREVLRERSRADKSLTEQAKELLGMETRFSDIGEIKHELFGDLDISGEVERYVDEAADHVENNDEAEARRVLREEFGSICDYEKPDDYVVSDTGRVSHCHRHKSEYTEPDEFVPYTER; this is translated from the coding sequence ATGAGCGAGCAAGTCCAACAGGAGTCGGTCAGCGTCGCCACGGGTGAGACGCTCGTGGAGGTCAACGATCTGAAGACCTACTACGACGAGGGCGGCATCGTCGATTCCAACCCGGTGAAAGCGGTCGACGGCGTCGACTTCGAGATAAAGCGCGGCGAGACGCTCGGTCTCGTCGGCGAGTCCGGTTGCGGCAAGACGACGCTCGGCCGGACGCTCATCCAACTGGAGGACTCGACCTCCGGCGAAGTCCTGTTCGACGGGACCGACGTGACCGAACTCTCGGGGAAGGAACTGAAAGACTGGCGGCGCAACAGCCAGATGGTGTTTCAGGACCCCGAGTCCAGCCTCAACGATCGGATGACCATCGGCGAAATCGTCCGCGAACCGCTGGACGTTCACGACTGGAACACTCCCCAAGAGCGCCGAGAGCGCGTGCGCGAACTCCTCGACGTGGTGGGACTTCAGCCCCAGCACTACTACCGGTATCCCCACCAGTTCTCGGGCGGTCAGCGCCAGCGCATCGGCATCGCGCGGGCCTTGGCGCTCGAACCCGAGTTCGTCGTGTTGGACGAACCGGTGTCGGCGCTCGACGTGTCGGTGCAGGCCCAGATTCTCAACCTGCTGGAGGACTTGCAGGACGAGTTCGGCCTCACCTACCTGTTCATCGCCCACGACCTGAGCGTGGTCCGGCACATCTGCGACCGCGTGGCCGTGATGTACCTCGGTAACATCATGGAACTGGGCGACACCGAGGAACTGTTCGAGAACCCGAAGAACCCCTACACCCACTCGCTGCTGTCGGCGATTCCGGAACCCGACCCCAAGGCCAACAAGGAGCGCATCACGCTCCGCGGGACGCCGCCGAGTCCCCGCGACCCGCCGAAGGGGTGTCCGTTCACGACCCGGTGTCCGATGAAGATTCGGCCCGAGAAGTATCAGGACATGGACTCGGACGTGTGGGTCGCCATCGAGGTGTTCCGCGAGGTGCTGCGCGAGCGGTCGCGCGCCGACAAGTCGCTGACAGAGCAGGCCAAGGAACTGCTCGGGATGGAGACTCGATTCTCCGACATCGGCGAAATCAAACACGAGTTGTTCGGCGACTTGGACATTTCGGGCGAAGTAGAGCGGTACGTCGACGAGGCGGCCGACCACGTCGAGAACAACGACGAGGCGGAGGCGCGGCGAGTCCTCCGCGAGGAGTTCGGGAGCATCTGCGACTACGAGAAACCCGACGACTACGTGGTCAGCGACACCGGACGCGTGAGCCACTGTCACCGCCACAAGTCCGAGTACACCGAACCCGACGAGTTCGTGCCCTACACCGAGCGGTAG
- the glyS gene encoding glycine--tRNA ligase: protein MTRNDLVELAKRRGYFFQSAGAYGGVSGFYTYGPQGATLKQNVENTWRERFQIREGHREIDAPTVMPEPVFEASGHLDTFDDMLVECPECGESHRADHLVEDNTDIEEAESISIPDIEDLIAEHELQCPNCGAQLGGVPVDDFNLMFETNIGPGNSSPGYLRPETAQGIFVEFPQLAEYARNQLPFGITQIGKAYRNEISPRKSIVRVREFTQAELEHFIDPTEDEPDLDRVADVELKLYPAEEQEKEDGGYVYKTVEEAVEEGIVHEWVAYYLGVGKQWYESIGVDMDRFRFRQHLGGELAHYAADCWDAESEVDGDWIEITGFAYRSDYDLSKHHEYSDDDFTIFKQYDEPKVVERATVDPDMSYLGPEFGGEAAEVAEELELLAERDRAAFDDEEVTVEVGGEEYAIPTEKTGFSVEEVKETGEHVMPHVVEPSIGIDRVVYTVLAHAYGEDEIEGETRKRLSLEPAVAPTFVGVFPLMEKDGMGETAREITEDLRSEGFDVTYDDSGNIGRRYRRQDEVGTPFCVTVDYEALEEDTVTLRERDSTDQVRVPISELPDLLAALREGETTFAELDAPKAEQ from the coding sequence GTGACCCGAAACGACCTCGTGGAACTGGCAAAGCGCCGGGGCTACTTCTTCCAGTCGGCGGGCGCGTACGGCGGCGTCTCGGGCTTCTACACCTACGGCCCGCAGGGCGCGACGCTCAAGCAGAACGTCGAGAACACGTGGCGCGAGCGGTTCCAGATTCGAGAGGGCCACCGCGAAATCGACGCGCCGACCGTGATGCCCGAACCCGTCTTCGAGGCGTCGGGCCACCTCGACACCTTCGACGACATGCTCGTGGAGTGTCCCGAGTGCGGCGAGAGCCACCGGGCAGACCACCTCGTGGAGGACAACACCGACATCGAGGAGGCCGAGAGCATCTCGATTCCGGACATCGAGGACCTCATCGCCGAACACGAGTTGCAGTGTCCCAACTGCGGCGCGCAACTCGGCGGCGTTCCGGTGGACGACTTCAACTTGATGTTCGAGACCAACATCGGTCCGGGTAACTCCTCGCCGGGCTATCTCCGGCCAGAGACCGCACAGGGCATCTTCGTGGAGTTCCCGCAACTCGCCGAGTACGCCCGCAACCAGCTTCCGTTCGGCATCACCCAGATCGGCAAGGCCTACCGCAACGAAATCAGCCCCCGGAAGTCCATCGTCCGGGTCCGGGAGTTCACGCAGGCCGAGTTGGAGCACTTCATCGACCCCACGGAGGACGAACCCGACCTCGACCGGGTGGCCGACGTGGAACTCAAACTCTACCCGGCCGAGGAGCAGGAGAAAGAGGACGGCGGCTACGTCTACAAGACCGTCGAGGAGGCGGTCGAAGAGGGCATCGTCCACGAGTGGGTCGCCTACTATCTGGGCGTCGGCAAGCAGTGGTACGAGTCCATCGGCGTGGACATGGACCGGTTCCGGTTCCGCCAGCACCTCGGCGGCGAACTCGCCCACTACGCCGCCGACTGCTGGGACGCCGAGTCGGAGGTAGACGGCGACTGGATAGAGATTACCGGCTTCGCCTACCGGAGCGACTACGACCTGAGCAAACACCACGAGTACTCCGACGACGACTTCACCATCTTCAAGCAGTACGACGAACCGAAGGTGGTCGAGCGCGCCACGGTGGACCCCGACATGAGCTACCTCGGTCCGGAGTTCGGCGGTGAGGCCGCGGAAGTCGCCGAGGAACTCGAACTGCTGGCCGAGCGCGACCGCGCGGCCTTCGACGACGAGGAAGTGACCGTCGAGGTCGGCGGCGAGGAGTACGCTATCCCGACCGAGAAGACCGGCTTCTCCGTCGAGGAGGTCAAGGAGACGGGCGAACACGTCATGCCCCACGTCGTGGAACCGTCCATCGGCATCGACCGCGTCGTCTATACGGTCCTCGCCCACGCCTACGGCGAGGACGAAATCGAGGGCGAGACCCGCAAGCGCCTCTCGCTCGAACCCGCGGTCGCGCCCACCTTCGTCGGCGTCTTCCCGCTGATGGAGAAAGACGGCATGGGCGAGACCGCCCGCGAAATCACGGAGGACCTCCGCTCGGAGGGCTTCGACGTGACCTACGACGACTCGGGGAACATCGGTCGGCGCTACCGGCGACAGGACGAGGTCGGCACCCCGTTCTGCGTGACGGTCGACTACGAGGCCTTGGAGGAAGACACCGTCACCCTCCGCGAGCGCGACTCGACCGATCAGGTTCGGGTACCGATATCGGAGCTTCCGGACCTGCTCGCGGCCCTCCGCGAGGGCGAGACCACCTTCGCGGAACTGGACGCCCCCAAAGCAGAACAGTAA
- a CDS encoding universal stress protein — translation MEVLVPIDGSECSFRALDFAIEFVRRFEATLHVVHVSDTETDATEDILNRARERLDEAGIRDEPEVSTDVDLAFRPAERIGEDILSLVAERGYDHVVMGHHGSGTLDRAILGSAAHTVVEEEAVAVTIVP, via the coding sequence ATGGAAGTCCTCGTTCCCATCGACGGTTCCGAGTGCAGTTTCCGTGCGCTCGACTTCGCCATCGAGTTCGTCCGCCGGTTCGAGGCGACGCTCCACGTCGTCCACGTCAGCGACACCGAGACCGACGCGACCGAAGACATCCTGAATCGCGCCAGAGAGCGACTCGACGAGGCGGGCATTCGAGACGAACCCGAAGTTTCGACCGACGTGGACTTGGCGTTCCGTCCGGCCGAACGCATCGGCGAAGACATCCTCTCGCTGGTCGCGGAGCGGGGCTACGACCACGTCGTTATGGGTCATCACGGCAGCGGCACTCTCGACCGGGCGATTCTCGGGAGCGCGGCGCACACCGTCGTCGAAGAAGAGGCAGTCGCGGTAACTATTGTTCCGTAG
- a CDS encoding GrpB family protein: MDETPITIREYDPTWAETFEAERERLETFLESRTSRIEHVGSTAVEGLGAKPVIDVLAVVTDLPGAWGDLDNLATFYGYELSHIPGDWLFLQRTDDSGQLYNLHLIQESDDQWRDDLLFREYLRANPDVRDEYEAVKREAAESHPSDITAYNAAKDEFCRSVLSRAKSDESVTVPDE; this comes from the coding sequence ATGGACGAGACTCCGATAACGATTCGCGAGTACGACCCGACGTGGGCAGAGACCTTCGAGGCCGAGCGGGAGCGACTGGAAACGTTCCTCGAATCACGCACGTCCAGAATCGAACACGTCGGGAGTACGGCCGTCGAGGGACTCGGTGCGAAACCGGTTATCGACGTATTGGCGGTCGTGACCGATCTGCCGGGCGCTTGGGGCGACCTCGACAACCTCGCTACGTTCTACGGGTACGAACTGAGTCACATTCCCGGCGATTGGCTGTTCCTACAACGCACCGACGACTCGGGACAACTGTACAACCTCCACCTGATTCAGGAGTCCGACGACCAGTGGCGAGACGATTTGCTGTTCAGGGAGTACCTACGGGCGAACCCCGATGTCCGTGACGAGTACGAGGCCGTCAAGCGGGAGGCCGCGGAGTCTCACCCGAGCGACATCACCGCGTACAACGCCGCGAAAGACGAGTTCTGTCGGTCCGTGCTGTCGCGGGCTAAGTCCGACGAGTCGGTAACGGTACCCGACGAGTGA